A single region of the Streptomyces sp. NBC_01803 genome encodes:
- a CDS encoding ABC transporter substrate-binding protein, translating to MRSTTRRARAVAAGATVALAVPLAACGSPVGAGGATTITYWLWDANQQPAYQECADAFEEANPDINIRIEQRGWGDYWTGLALGSVAESAPDVFTDHLAKYPDYVSRDLLLPLDEFIERDNVPLEIYEEGLADLWVGQDGHRYGLPKDWDTIALFYNREMIEEAGLTEEDLSGITWNPEDGGTYEDLIARLTVDANGVRGDEPGFDKNHVAVYGLWMENGGGENHGQTQWSMYAASNGWQPTDTNPWGTGYNYGDPAFLETIAWYKSLIDKGYMPTLAAQRGVQSSDQLAAGRAAIAPNGSWMTGTFFGYQGLDVGVAPTPIGPSGERASMFNGLADSITAGTEHPEESWEWVRYLASPECQRIVAQHRVVFPAITEAWQIAEERFAEEGIDVSAFTEQVVDGTTFMLPITDHGADVSALLTPAMEAVLSGQAPVESLIGVNEEINALFE from the coding sequence ATGCGAAGCACCACACGACGCGCCCGCGCGGTGGCGGCCGGAGCGACGGTCGCCCTCGCCGTCCCCCTCGCGGCCTGCGGCAGCCCGGTCGGCGCCGGCGGGGCCACGACGATCACCTACTGGCTGTGGGACGCCAACCAGCAGCCCGCCTACCAGGAGTGTGCCGACGCCTTCGAAGAGGCGAACCCCGACATCAACATCCGCATCGAGCAGCGCGGCTGGGGCGACTACTGGACCGGCCTGGCGCTGGGCTCCGTCGCCGAATCGGCACCGGATGTCTTCACGGACCACCTGGCGAAGTACCCGGACTACGTCAGCCGCGATCTGCTGCTGCCGCTCGACGAGTTCATCGAGCGCGACAACGTACCTCTGGAGATCTACGAGGAGGGGCTGGCGGACCTGTGGGTCGGCCAGGACGGCCACCGATACGGCCTGCCCAAGGACTGGGACACCATCGCCCTCTTCTACAACAGGGAGATGATCGAGGAGGCGGGCCTCACCGAGGAGGACCTGAGCGGCATCACCTGGAACCCCGAGGACGGCGGCACCTACGAGGACCTCATCGCCCGGCTCACCGTGGACGCCAACGGGGTGCGGGGCGACGAGCCCGGCTTCGACAAGAACCACGTGGCGGTCTACGGCCTGTGGATGGAGAACGGCGGAGGGGAGAACCACGGCCAGACCCAGTGGTCGATGTACGCCGCCTCCAACGGCTGGCAGCCCACCGACACCAACCCGTGGGGCACCGGCTACAACTACGGCGATCCCGCCTTCCTGGAGACCATCGCCTGGTACAAGTCCCTCATCGACAAGGGCTACATGCCCACCCTCGCGGCCCAGCGGGGCGTCCAGAGCAGCGACCAGCTCGCGGCGGGCCGTGCCGCCATCGCTCCGAACGGAAGCTGGATGACCGGCACGTTCTTCGGTTACCAGGGCCTGGATGTCGGCGTCGCCCCGACCCCCATCGGCCCCTCCGGCGAACGGGCCAGCATGTTCAACGGGCTGGCCGACTCCATCACCGCGGGCACCGAGCATCCGGAGGAGTCGTGGGAGTGGGTGCGGTACCTGGCCTCACCGGAGTGCCAGCGCATCGTCGCCCAACACCGCGTCGTCTTCCCCGCCATCACCGAGGCATGGCAGATCGCGGAGGAACGATTCGCCGAGGAGGGCATCGACGTCTCCGCGTTCACCGAGCAGGTGGTCGACGGCACCACGTTCATGCTGCCCATCACGGACCACGGGGCCGATGTGTCCGCGCTGCTCACCCCGGCCATGGAGGCGGTGCTCTCCGGCCAGGCCCCCGTCGAGTCGCTCATCGGTGTGAACGAGGAGATCAACGCCCTCTTCGAATGA
- a CDS encoding carbohydrate ABC transporter permease has product MTAVVQPAGTDPLRSESTTTATSTRPAHRLRTRRPFSPGRVLAWTALVLFIAITIAPFLWMLRTALSNNRVLFTEPSSWLPVDFTWGPLERVLGTATSAEAQAEGGSGASLDFWLYLRNSVIVSTVITVGQVFFSALAAYAFARLRWPGRDKVFFLFLTALMVPPIFTLLPNFVLIKNLNLLNTLPGIIAPFLFMTPFAVFFLRQFFLGINREVEEAALIDGAGYLRVFFRIILPMSSAPMATLGILTFINAWNEYFWPQLVGQEEGVRVLTVALGAFRAATPQTGPDWAGLMAASLVAAVPTMLLFLAFGRKIVNSIQFSGVK; this is encoded by the coding sequence ATGACCGCTGTTGTTCAGCCGGCCGGCACCGACCCACTCCGCTCCGAGTCCACCACGACCGCCACCTCCACCCGGCCGGCCCACCGGCTCCGCACACGGCGACCGTTCAGCCCCGGCCGCGTCCTCGCTTGGACCGCCCTGGTGCTCTTCATCGCCATCACCATCGCGCCGTTCCTGTGGATGCTGCGCACCGCCCTGTCCAACAACCGGGTGCTGTTCACGGAGCCGTCCTCGTGGCTGCCCGTGGACTTCACCTGGGGCCCGCTGGAACGGGTGCTCGGCACCGCGACCAGCGCGGAGGCACAGGCCGAGGGCGGCTCGGGCGCGTCCCTCGACTTCTGGCTCTACCTGCGCAACTCGGTGATCGTCTCCACCGTGATCACCGTCGGCCAGGTGTTCTTCAGCGCGCTGGCGGCCTACGCCTTCGCCCGGCTGCGCTGGCCGGGCCGGGACAAGGTCTTCTTCCTCTTCCTCACCGCGCTGATGGTGCCGCCGATCTTCACCCTGCTGCCCAACTTCGTGCTGATCAAGAACCTCAACCTGCTCAACACCCTGCCCGGCATCATCGCGCCGTTCCTCTTCATGACACCCTTCGCCGTCTTCTTCCTGCGGCAGTTCTTCCTCGGCATCAACCGGGAGGTCGAGGAGGCGGCCCTGATCGACGGCGCCGGATACCTGCGGGTCTTCTTCCGGATCATCCTGCCGATGAGCTCCGCCCCGATGGCCACGCTCGGGATCCTCACGTTCATCAACGCCTGGAACGAGTACTTCTGGCCGCAACTCGTCGGCCAGGAGGAGGGCGTGCGCGTCCTCACGGTGGCGCTCGGCGCCTTCCGGGCGGCCACCCCGCAGACCGGACCCGACTGGGCGGGGCTGATGGCCGCGAGCCTGGTGGCCGCGGTGCCCACCATGCTCCTCTTCCTCGCCTTCGGCCGGAAGATCGTCAACTCCATCCAGTTCTCCGGCGTGAAGTAG
- a CDS encoding carbohydrate ABC transporter permease: MSTAPTDAPRWRSRETAVAYAFLAPALLGFLTFYAWPTLRGLHLSLTDYDLLTAPEFTGLDNYRRLVEDDVFWNSLWVTLQYVVINIGVQTVLAIGLAVLIHRLTRSTVIRGMILLPYLISNVVVAMVWYWMADYNLGILNETLAWAGIDRIGFFGDPDWAIPTIALTNVWRHLGYTALLIFAGLQTINRDVYEAAAIDGAGEVRIFFRITLPLLRPVLALVMILTVIGSWQIFDTVAVTTQGGPVDTTRVIQYYIYDQAFTRFDFGYASAIAVVLFLILAGVALAQLKLMRAGESDQS, translated from the coding sequence ATGTCCACTGCTCCCACCGACGCCCCCCGCTGGCGCAGCAGAGAGACAGCCGTCGCGTACGCCTTCCTGGCGCCCGCCCTGCTCGGCTTCCTCACCTTCTACGCCTGGCCCACCCTGCGCGGCCTCCATCTGAGCCTCACCGATTACGACCTGCTCACCGCCCCCGAGTTCACCGGGCTGGACAACTACCGCAGGCTGGTGGAGGACGACGTCTTCTGGAACTCCCTGTGGGTCACCCTCCAGTACGTCGTCATCAACATCGGCGTGCAGACCGTGCTCGCCATCGGGCTGGCGGTGCTGATCCACCGCCTCACCCGGTCCACGGTGATCCGCGGCATGATCCTGCTGCCCTACCTGATATCCAACGTGGTGGTGGCCATGGTCTGGTACTGGATGGCCGACTACAACCTCGGCATCCTCAACGAGACGCTCGCCTGGGCCGGCATCGACCGCATCGGCTTCTTCGGCGACCCCGACTGGGCCATCCCCACCATCGCCCTGACCAACGTCTGGCGCCACCTTGGCTATACGGCGCTGCTGATCTTCGCCGGGCTCCAGACCATCAACCGCGACGTGTACGAGGCCGCCGCCATCGACGGCGCCGGTGAGGTGCGGATCTTCTTCCGCATCACGCTGCCCCTGCTGCGGCCGGTCCTTGCCCTCGTCATGATCCTCACCGTCATCGGGTCCTGGCAGATCTTCGACACCGTCGCCGTGACCACGCAGGGCGGTCCGGTCGATACGACCCGGGTCATCCAGTACTACATCTACGACCAGGCGTTCACCCGCTTCGACTTCGGTTACGCCTCGGCGATCGCGGTGGTCCTGTTCCTCATCCTCGCCGGTGTGGCCCTGGCTCAGCTCAAGCTGATGCGGGCCGGCGAATCCGACCAGTCCTGA
- a CDS encoding alpha-galactosidase, with product MTEPNGILHLRAARTSLVLDTRGPRIPRVLHWGADLGEPTGDDLARLADAAVMPSPAGTIDITPPAGLLPEHATGWSGLPGLVGHREGGRDWSPLFDVTDLERNRSSLRVAAADAQAALSLRIELKLTPSGLIRTRAAVRNDDPTRSYTVDALALALPVPVQAAELFDLTGRWARERAPQRQPFTVGSRVRETRRGRTGHDAPLLLAAGTPGFGFGTGEIWGIHLAWSGNHKVSAERLDTGEAVIGAGELLMPGEITLAPGGEYTAPWLYAAHSDQGLDALSARFHEYLRARPSHPVSPRPVIVNTWEAVYFDHDLDKLKRLADLGAEVGAERYVLDDGWFRHRRDDHAGLGDWYVDETIWPDGLHPLIDHVHGLGMEFGLWVEPEMINPDSDLARAHPEWILATGGRLPGTIRNQQVLDLTHPEAYAYILERLDALLSEYDIAYLKWDHNRELSDAGHSPHGEPAVHGQTHAVYRLMAELRARRPGLEIESCCGGGGRVDLGILEHTDRVWGSDCIDALERQAINRWTQLLLPPELIGAHVGAPRSHVTSRVHELSFRAGTALFGHFGIEWDLMSATEAERAELARWVADYKRLRGLIHSGSVIRVDHPDPALTAYGVVAQDRSEAVFALASVATPLTTPHGRVRLRGLDPDARYRVEVLPPGETTPGLERGRPDWFAPGGTTLPGRLLELTGLQIPHLHPDQIVLVTLTRK from the coding sequence GTGACCGAACCCAACGGCATCCTGCATCTGCGCGCGGCGCGCACGAGTCTCGTTCTGGACACCCGGGGACCACGGATCCCCCGCGTGCTGCACTGGGGCGCCGACCTCGGCGAGCCGACCGGGGACGACCTGGCCCGGCTGGCGGACGCCGCGGTCATGCCGTCGCCCGCCGGCACCATCGACATCACCCCGCCCGCCGGGCTGCTGCCCGAGCACGCCACGGGATGGTCCGGGCTCCCCGGTCTGGTCGGGCACCGGGAGGGCGGCCGGGACTGGTCCCCGCTGTTCGATGTCACGGACCTGGAGCGGAACCGCTCATCCCTCCGCGTCGCGGCGGCCGACGCCCAGGCCGCCCTCAGCCTCCGCATCGAGCTGAAGCTGACGCCGTCCGGCCTGATCCGCACCCGCGCGGCGGTACGCAACGACGACCCCACCCGCTCGTACACCGTCGACGCCCTGGCCCTGGCCCTCCCCGTGCCGGTGCAGGCCGCCGAGCTGTTCGACCTCACCGGCCGCTGGGCCCGTGAGCGGGCACCGCAGCGGCAGCCGTTCACCGTCGGCTCCCGGGTCAGGGAGACCCGGCGCGGACGGACCGGGCACGACGCCCCCCTGCTCCTGGCGGCGGGCACGCCCGGCTTCGGCTTCGGCACCGGCGAGATATGGGGCATCCACCTGGCCTGGAGCGGGAACCACAAGGTCTCCGCCGAACGCCTGGACACCGGCGAGGCCGTCATCGGCGCCGGCGAGCTGCTGATGCCCGGCGAGATCACCCTCGCGCCCGGCGGTGAGTACACGGCGCCGTGGCTGTACGCGGCCCACAGCGACCAGGGGCTCGACGCGCTCTCCGCCCGCTTCCACGAGTACCTCCGCGCCCGCCCCTCCCACCCGGTGAGCCCCCGCCCGGTCATCGTCAACACCTGGGAGGCCGTCTACTTCGATCACGACCTGGACAAACTCAAGCGCCTGGCCGACCTCGGCGCCGAGGTCGGCGCCGAGCGGTACGTCCTGGACGACGGCTGGTTCCGCCACCGCCGCGACGACCACGCCGGGCTCGGCGACTGGTACGTGGACGAGACCATATGGCCCGACGGGCTGCACCCGCTGATCGACCACGTCCACGGCCTCGGCATGGAGTTCGGGCTCTGGGTGGAACCCGAGATGATCAACCCCGACTCCGACCTGGCCCGCGCCCACCCCGAGTGGATCCTCGCCACCGGCGGCCGGCTGCCCGGCACCATCCGGAACCAGCAGGTCCTCGACCTCACCCACCCCGAGGCGTACGCGTACATCCTCGAGCGGCTGGACGCCCTGCTCTCCGAGTACGACATCGCGTACCTGAAGTGGGACCACAACCGCGAGTTGTCCGACGCGGGCCACTCCCCGCACGGCGAGCCCGCCGTCCACGGCCAGACCCACGCCGTCTACCGCCTGATGGCCGAGCTGCGCGCGCGCCGGCCCGGGCTGGAGATCGAGTCCTGCTGCGGCGGCGGCGGGCGCGTCGACCTCGGCATCCTGGAGCACACCGACCGGGTCTGGGGAAGCGACTGCATCGACGCCCTCGAACGACAGGCCATCAACCGCTGGACCCAGCTCCTCCTCCCGCCGGAACTCATCGGCGCGCACGTGGGCGCCCCCCGCTCCCACGTCACCAGCCGGGTCCACGAGCTGTCCTTCCGCGCCGGCACCGCGCTCTTCGGCCACTTCGGCATCGAGTGGGACCTGATGAGCGCCACCGAGGCCGAACGTGCCGAACTCGCGCGCTGGGTCGCCGACTACAAGCGACTCCGCGGCCTGATCCACTCCGGCTCCGTCATCCGCGTGGACCACCCGGACCCCGCTCTGACGGCGTACGGCGTCGTCGCCCAGGACCGTTCGGAGGCCGTGTTCGCGCTCGCCTCCGTGGCGACCCCCCTCACCACCCCGCACGGCCGGGTCCGGCTGCGCGGCCTCGACCCCGACGCCCGCTACCGGGTCGAGGTCCTGCCCCCGGGGGAGACGACCCCGGGACTCGAACGCGGTCGGCCCGACTGGTTCGCACCCGGCGGCACCACCCTGCCGGGCCGCCTCCTGGAACTGACCGGGCTTCAGATACCGCACCTCCACCCCGACCAGATCGTTCTGGTCACCCTTACAAGGAAGTGA
- a CDS encoding LLM class flavin-dependent oxidoreductase, translating into MRIGIGLPNAVPGRSPREVGRWAQESERLGFHSLGTIDRLLYDVLDPLVTLGVAAAVTERVELLPTVLNAGWRRNAVLFAKQLATVDLVSGGRLTAGLGIGGWPDDFAASGAPATGHGRILDDTLATLRAVWDGEVTGAAGPAPLPGTDRPGLLIGGTVPRSFARAARSGDGWVAPLMGDALLTAGVGHVRAAWRAAGRTDRPRVVTGRYFSCGPDAEAVASRYIAHYYGPEEKSPYYAPVRADVLDSDAKLSASLAALAGAGADDVVLYPCSAAPVQVGLLAGALERAGARHEPAFTFRAASA; encoded by the coding sequence ATGAGAATCGGAATCGGCCTGCCCAACGCCGTCCCCGGCCGTTCGCCCCGCGAGGTCGGGCGGTGGGCCCAGGAGAGCGAGCGCCTGGGGTTCCACTCCCTGGGGACGATCGACCGCCTCCTCTATGACGTCCTCGACCCGCTCGTCACCCTCGGCGTCGCCGCCGCCGTCACCGAGCGCGTCGAGCTGCTCCCCACGGTGCTGAACGCCGGCTGGCGCCGCAACGCCGTCCTGTTCGCCAAGCAGCTGGCCACCGTCGACCTCGTCTCCGGCGGACGGCTGACCGCAGGTCTCGGCATCGGCGGCTGGCCGGACGACTTCGCCGCGAGCGGCGCCCCGGCCACCGGGCACGGCAGGATCCTCGACGACACGCTGGCCACGCTGCGCGCCGTCTGGGACGGCGAGGTGACCGGCGCCGCCGGACCCGCGCCGCTGCCCGGCACGGACCGGCCCGGCCTGCTCATCGGCGGCACCGTCCCGCGCTCCTTCGCCCGCGCGGCCCGCTCCGGCGACGGCTGGGTCGCGCCGCTCATGGGCGACGCGCTGCTCACCGCCGGCGTCGGACACGTCCGCGCGGCGTGGCGGGCCGCGGGCCGCACCGACCGGCCCCGGGTGGTCACCGGGCGCTACTTCTCCTGCGGCCCGGACGCGGAGGCCGTCGCCTCCCGGTACATCGCCCACTACTACGGGCCCGAGGAGAAGTCCCCGTACTACGCCCCGGTGCGCGCCGACGTGCTGGACTCCGACGCGAAGCTGAGCGCCTCCCTGGCGGCCCTCGCCGGGGCGGGAGCCGACGACGTCGTGCTGTATCCGTGCTCCGCCGCGCCCGTGCAGGTGGGCCTGCTGGCCGGGGCCCTGGAGCGAGCGGGAGCCCGCCACGAGCCTGCCTTCACGTTCCGCGCCGCGAGCGCCTGA
- a CDS encoding ferredoxin, which yields MRIEVDTSRCCGAGMCALTVPQVFDQSEDEGTVVLLDPRPPTGLHGAVRQAAQLCPCQTITVTERRA from the coding sequence GTGAGGATCGAGGTCGACACGTCCCGCTGCTGCGGGGCGGGCATGTGCGCGCTGACGGTCCCCCAGGTGTTCGACCAGAGTGAGGACGAGGGCACGGTCGTGCTGCTCGATCCCCGCCCGCCGACCGGACTGCACGGCGCCGTCCGGCAGGCCGCGCAGCTCTGCCCGTGTCAGACGATCACGGTGACGGAGCGGCGCGCCTGA
- a CDS encoding cytochrome P450 gives MDQATPTTYTTVRDGIFHPPPHIEALRAHAPLARMTFADGHLGWLATGYAVSRAVLADPRFSARGELKHPPVPRVGELEQSPSAPPGIFIQHDNPEHQRYRRLLVGQFTVRRMRLLTDWIEKVTESHLDAMERIGSPADLFENFALPLPSLVISEMLGVPYADRERFQHDTAVWSSFNSDLEELAKAFGGLTMYLHNLVVRKRSAPEDDILSGLMAADPELTDEELTSIAYLLLVAGHETTANQLALGVLALLTNPAQLAALRADPSLTDNAVEELLRYLSIVHHGPTRAALEDVEVDGRLIRKGEVVMVSLTAANRDPERFDHPELLDVTRSATSHLGFGHGAHQCLGQQLARIELRVGLTALLRRFPHLRLAVPPEEIRLRHDMQVYGVYELPVAW, from the coding sequence ATGGACCAGGCCACACCGACCACCTACACGACCGTGCGCGACGGGATCTTCCACCCGCCGCCGCACATCGAGGCGCTGCGCGCCCACGCGCCCCTCGCCCGGATGACATTCGCCGACGGACACCTCGGCTGGCTCGCGACCGGCTACGCCGTCTCACGGGCCGTGCTCGCCGATCCCCGCTTCAGCGCGCGGGGCGAGCTCAAGCACCCGCCCGTACCGCGCGTCGGGGAGTTGGAGCAGTCCCCGAGCGCGCCGCCCGGCATCTTCATCCAGCATGACAACCCCGAGCACCAGCGCTACCGGCGGCTGCTCGTCGGGCAGTTCACCGTCCGCCGCATGCGGCTGCTCACCGACTGGATCGAGAAGGTGACCGAGTCGCACCTGGACGCCATGGAGCGGATCGGCTCACCCGCCGACCTCTTCGAGAACTTCGCGCTGCCGCTGCCGTCCCTGGTGATCAGCGAGATGCTGGGGGTGCCCTATGCCGACCGGGAGCGCTTCCAGCACGACACGGCCGTCTGGAGCAGCTTCAACTCCGATCTGGAGGAGCTGGCCAAGGCGTTCGGCGGCCTGACCATGTACCTCCATAACCTCGTGGTGCGCAAGCGGTCCGCGCCCGAGGACGACATCCTCAGCGGCCTGATGGCGGCCGACCCGGAGCTCACCGACGAGGAACTGACGTCGATCGCCTACCTGCTGCTCGTCGCCGGGCACGAGACGACCGCCAACCAGCTCGCCCTGGGCGTCCTCGCCCTGCTGACCAATCCCGCTCAGCTCGCCGCGCTGCGCGCCGACCCGTCCCTGACGGACAACGCGGTCGAGGAGTTGCTGCGCTACCTCAGCATCGTGCACCACGGCCCCACCCGGGCGGCGCTTGAGGACGTCGAGGTGGACGGGCGGCTGATCAGGAAGGGTGAGGTGGTGATGGTGTCGCTGACGGCGGCGAACCGGGACCCTGAGCGGTTCGACCACCCCGAGCTGCTGGACGTCACCCGCTCCGCCACCTCGCACCTCGGGTTCGGCCACGGCGCCCACCAGTGCCTCGGGCAGCAGCTCGCCCGGATCGAGCTGCGCGTCGGGCTGACGGCGCTGCTGCGGCGCTTCCCCCACCTGCGCCTGGCCGTGCCGCCCGAGGAGATCAGGCTCCGGCACGACATGCAGGTGTACGGGGTCTACGAGCTGCCGGTCGCGTGGTAG
- a CDS encoding GNAT family N-acetyltransferase, with translation MAGMAGMNGQDVRLRPLDEAGLPALLAAAVADADPLEVMPPVAGPAGWTERRRAAFLAFHRSRALAAEPVETVYAIVVGGRVAGAARLCPPPAAGPRAGDGPAGTLEAGLWIGHSRRGMGVGGAVLRDLVALARASGAACLYAETTPGNMAMRRVLASLGARTAEEDGEVRAWVELGRS, from the coding sequence ATGGCGGGCATGGCGGGCATGAATGGTCAGGACGTGCGGCTGCGGCCGTTGGACGAGGCGGGGCTGCCCGCGCTGCTGGCGGCGGCCGTCGCGGACGCGGACCCGCTGGAGGTGATGCCGCCGGTGGCCGGGCCGGCCGGGTGGACGGAGCGGCGGCGGGCCGCGTTCCTGGCGTTCCACCGGTCGCGGGCGCTGGCGGCCGAGCCGGTGGAGACGGTGTACGCGATCGTTGTCGGCGGCCGGGTGGCGGGCGCGGCCCGGCTCTGCCCGCCGCCGGCGGCGGGACCGCGCGCGGGCGATGGCCCCGCCGGCACGCTGGAGGCGGGGCTGTGGATAGGCCACTCCCGACGCGGCATGGGGGTCGGCGGCGCGGTCCTGCGCGACCTGGTGGCGCTCGCCCGCGCGTCGGGCGCGGCGTGCCTGTACGCGGAGACCACCCCCGGGAACATGGCGATGCGCCGCGTCCTGGCCTCCCTGGGCGCCCGGACGGCGGAGGAAGACGGCGAGGTCAGAGCCTGGGTGGAGCTGGGGCGGTCTTGA
- a CDS encoding demethylmenaquinone methyltransferase, producing the protein MTRASLDKKPREVAAMFDAVAARYDLTNDVLALGQNRRWRGEVARAVNARPGERVLDLAAGTGTSSEPFAAAGAFTVPCDFSLGMLGEGKRRTAWMPFTAGDATRLPFADGVFDAVTISFGLRNIEDTDTALREMLRVTVPGGRLVVCEFSHPTWAPFRTVYSEYLMRALPVVATRVSSNPEAYVYLAESIRAWPDQPALAARIGAAGWHRPAWRNLSGGVVALHRAVKSSRPLDS; encoded by the coding sequence GTGACCCGTGCCTCCCTGGACAAGAAGCCCCGCGAAGTAGCCGCGATGTTCGACGCCGTCGCGGCGCGTTACGACCTCACCAACGACGTGCTGGCCCTCGGGCAGAACCGGCGATGGCGCGGGGAGGTGGCCCGGGCGGTCAACGCCCGGCCGGGGGAGCGGGTGCTCGACCTCGCGGCCGGGACCGGCACCTCCTCGGAGCCGTTCGCCGCCGCCGGGGCGTTCACCGTGCCGTGCGATTTCAGCCTCGGCATGCTGGGCGAGGGCAAGCGGCGCACCGCGTGGATGCCGTTCACGGCCGGGGACGCGACGCGACTGCCGTTCGCCGACGGGGTGTTCGACGCCGTCACCATCTCCTTCGGACTGCGGAACATCGAGGACACCGACACCGCGCTGCGCGAGATGCTGCGGGTGACCGTGCCCGGCGGGCGGCTGGTGGTCTGCGAGTTCAGCCACCCGACGTGGGCGCCGTTCCGGACCGTCTACAGCGAGTACCTGATGCGGGCGCTGCCCGTGGTCGCCACCCGCGTCTCCAGCAACCCGGAGGCGTACGTCTACCTGGCCGAGTCCATCCGCGCCTGGCCGGACCAGCCCGCGCTGGCCGCCAGGATCGGGGCGGCCGGGTGGCACCGGCCCGCCTGGCGGAATCTGTCGGGCGGCG